A window of Apium graveolens cultivar Ventura chromosome 8, ASM990537v1, whole genome shotgun sequence contains these coding sequences:
- the LOC141680107 gene encoding uncharacterized protein LOC141680107, with amino-acid sequence MFNHIQSEYEPLYPGCEGYTKMKALVKFYNLKAKYEISDTCFSEMLLLVGSMLPQGNTFPSSFSEAKKSLCTLGMEYEKIHVCLNDCLLYRGERDEDETKCRICQASRWKLNKNGDELEGIPAKVLWYFPLIPRLRNLFNSPQTSKDLTWHDRERLKDGKLRHPADAQTWKEVDARWPDFSSDPRNLRLALSSDGFNPFRSCYLDYSCWPVLMSIYNLPPWLCMKRKYIMLCLLISGPTQPGNDIDVFLQPHIDDLKKLWHGKQVYDAYKNEQFLLRGILLWTISDYPAYGNLSGNIIKGYNGCPICVDQTKATRLVNYRKCVVMRHRRWLPPHHPYRRKKQDFDNTIEKEIAPVPLTGEEVLERVQHLKGHVYGKTQRQPRLKKGDARPV; translated from the coding sequence ATGTTTAACCATATTCAATCTGAATATGAACCTCTTTATCCAGGATGTGAAGGATACACTAAGATGAAGGCTTTGGTAAAGTTTTATAACTTGAAAGCAAAATATGAAATATCTGATACTTGCTTCTCTGAAATGCTACTTTTGGTCGGGTCTATGCTTCCACAAGGCAACACATTTCCTTCTTCATTCAGTGAAGCTAAAAAAAGCTTGTGTACCTTGGGAATGGAGTATGAAAAAATACACGTATGTCTGAATGATTGTTTACTATACCGTGGAGAGAGAGATGAAGATGAGACGAAGTGCCGCATTTGTCAGGCCTCTCGCTGGAAGTTAAACAAAAATGGAGATGAATTGGAAGGGATTCCTGCCAAGGTTTTATGGTATTTTCCATTAATACCACGTCTCAGGAATTTGTTCAACTCACCTCAAACATCTAAGGACTTGACTTGGCATGACAGGGAAAGGTTAAAGGATGGTAAATTGAGACACCCTGCTGATGCACAAACATGGAAGGAAGTCGATGCAAGGTGGCCAGACTTTTCTTCAGATCCTAGAAACTTACGGTTAGCTCTATCTTCTGATGGATTCAATCCTTTTCGTAGCTGTTATCTTGATTACTCATGTTGGCCTGTTTTGATGTCAATTTATAATCTTCCACCATGGCTTTGTATGAAACGGAAGTATATAATGCTATGCTTGTTGATATCTGGACCAACTCAACCCGGAAATGATATTGATGTGTTTCTTCAACCACATATAGATGATTTAAAAAAGTTGTGGCATGGGAAACAAGTGTACGATGCTTACAAGAATGAGCAGTTTTTGCTAAGAGGCATCTTGTTATGGACTATTAGTGATTATCCAGCCTATGGTAACTTGTCGGGAAATATAATCAAAGGGTATAATGGTTGTCCTATCTGTGTTGATCAAACAAAAGCTACAAGGCTTGTCAATTATCGTAAGTGCGTGGTCATGAGGCATCGAAGGTGGTTGCCCCCTCATCATCCTTATCGTCGGAAGAAACAAGATTTTGATAACACCATAGAAAAAGAAATAGCTCCAGTTCCATTAACCGGAGAGGAGGTACTTGAAAGAGTGCAACATTTAAAGGGACATGTCTATGGTAAAACACAACGCCAACCACGATTGAAGAAAGGTGATGCTCGACCTGTATGA
- the LOC141678630 gene encoding polygalacturonase-like, which translates to MVSSAMAYYLVLTLSLIFLVSSSSAARVSINVQKLGARADGKTDVSKILLRAWNSACASRNPAQVYLPRGRYLIRSPIVFSGRNCRNSMVMRIDGTIVASTNYNLLGSAGNWIKFERVNGLTITGGTIDAKGTGLWNCKKSGKNCPTGATTLGLYSSTNVVVSGLTLINSQMFHMIVYKCNNANIRGIKISARASSPNTDGIHIQLSSGTNIVNSRISTGDDCVSIGPGTTNTWIENVSCGPGHGISIGSLGWDAQEPGVQNLTVKSVTFRNTDNGVRIKTWARSSTGFVRNVLFQHIVMNNVKNPVLIDQDYCPNAQNCPSKVSGVKISNIRYQDIRGTSATPVAVQLECSKKYPCSGIRLQDIALTYRNQAAKASCSYAGGSASGVMKPSSCL; encoded by the exons ATGGTGAGTAGTGCAATGGCTTATTATCTTGTTCTTACACTTTCTCTCATCTTTCTCGTTAGTTCATCATCAGCCGCAAGAGTTTCAATCAATGTGCAAAAGTTGGGAGCCAGGGCTGATGGCAAGACAGATGTATCAAAGATCCTCCTTCGGGCTTGGAATTCAGCTTGCGCTTCTAGAAATCCAGCTCAAGTTTACTTGCCCCGAGGAAGATACTTGATTCGCAGTCCCATAGTATTTAGTGGTCGCAATTGTAGAAATAGTATGGTAATGCGAATTGATGGCACTATTGTGGCTTCCACTAATTACAACCTTCTCGGGAGTGCTGGAAACTGGATCAAGTTTGAAAGAGTTAACGGGCTTACAATCACCGGAGGAACCATAGATGCTAAAGGTACTGGTCTGTGGAATTGCAAAAAATCTGGAAAGAACTGTCCTACAGGTGCAACG ACCTTGGGACTGTACAGCTCAACCAATGTTGTTGTGAGTGGATTAACGTTAATAAATAGTCAAATGTTCCACATGATCGTGTACAAATGCAACAATGCCAATATACGAGGAATCAAGATCTCTGCACGCGCTAGTAGCCCCAACACAGATGGCATCCACATACAACTATCATCAGGAACTAACATAGTTAACTCACGAATTAGTACGGGAGATGATTGCGTATCAATTGGACCCGGAACTACTAACACATGGATAGAAAACGTTTCCTGCGGCCCAGGTCATGGCATTAG CATTGGAAGTCTAGGCTGGGATGCGCAAGAACCTGGAGTTCAAAATCTGACAGTGAAATCAGTTACATTTCGGAATACAGACAATGGTGTGAGAATAAAAACGTGGGCAAGGTCTAGCACTGGATTTGTTAGGAATGTTCTATTCCAGCACATTGTCATGAATAATGTCAAGAATCCTGTTCTTATAGATCAAGACTACTGTCCTAACGCCCAAAATTGCCCAAGCAAg GTCTCTGGAGTGAAGATTAGCAATATAAGGTATCAAGATATTCGTGGAACATCAGCAACGCCAGTGGCTGTGCAATTAGAATGTAGTAAGAAATATCCTTGCAGTGGAATAAGGCTACAAGATATTGCACTTACGTATAGAAATCAAGCTGCAAAAGCTTCATGTTCCTATGCCGGAGGAAGTGCTTCTGGTGTTATGAAGCCTTCCAGTTGTTTATAA